The following are from one region of the Pseudohongiella spirulinae genome:
- a CDS encoding DUF1826 domain-containing protein: MRRQTNTPAGLSAIYSEGINLAEWQRPSATAVRGFASELVRHKPNFSLCQILPADVDAEALAALIPDTNKTLKHARIAFLQDIRLLCDMYACLFDLQQIGLRMTVLNRAMCPKFHVDQVVCRLICTYFGAGTEWLPESAVNRAGPELQMATDIQCINEGHVALLKGEKWPGNAGRGIVHRSPAASASRPRLVMTLDSVM; the protein is encoded by the coding sequence ATGCGCCGTCAAACCAACACGCCTGCCGGGCTGTCTGCGATCTACAGCGAGGGCATCAATCTGGCTGAATGGCAACGGCCGAGCGCCACGGCCGTGCGCGGCTTTGCCTCGGAACTGGTCAGGCACAAACCGAATTTTTCACTGTGCCAGATCCTGCCGGCCGATGTCGATGCGGAAGCCCTTGCCGCATTGATACCCGACACCAACAAGACGTTAAAGCACGCGCGAATTGCGTTCTTACAGGACATCAGACTGTTGTGTGACATGTACGCCTGCCTGTTCGATCTGCAGCAGATCGGCCTCAGAATGACCGTGCTCAATCGGGCCATGTGCCCAAAATTCCATGTCGACCAGGTGGTCTGTCGTCTGATCTGCACCTACTTTGGCGCGGGTACCGAGTGGTTGCCCGAGAGCGCTGTCAATCGCGCCGGCCCAGAACTGCAAATGGCGACGGACATCCAGTGCATTAACGAAGGCCACGTGGCCCTGTTAAAGGGTGAAAAGTGGCCCGGCAACGCAGGACGCGGCATCGTGCACCGATCACCCGCGGCGTCAGCCAGCCGGCCCCGTCTGGTCATGACACTGGACTCGGTGATGTGA
- the zigA gene encoding zinc metallochaperone GTPase ZigA, with product MNSDFTPANFRPLPVTVLSGFLGAGKTTVLNQILQNRDGLKVAVIVNDMSEINIDARTVSQDMTLNRTEEKLVEMSNGCICCTLREDLLESITDLAGQNRFDYLLIEATGISEPLPIAETFTFADEHGKSLSQVARLDTMVTVVDAANFLNDYEEAFSLQETGESLGEDDDRSVSDLLVDQIEFSNIVLLSKTDLVDDAQAQKVMAVIRSLNPEVEIIPISGGKVALNKVVGTGLFDFEKAQLAPGWLRELRGEHTPETEEYGISSFTYRARRPFHPARFYEFLHQDWPAGRLIRSKGYFWLASHPTLIGQWNQAGGIARHGFAGTFWSATPREQWPTDAEALDYIEENWEEPFGDMRQELVFIGQSLDQTELCAQLDACLLNDDELYAGTQHWLTLENPFIEQAA from the coding sequence ATGAATAGCGACTTCACTCCTGCCAACTTTCGCCCGCTGCCAGTAACCGTCCTGTCAGGCTTTCTGGGCGCTGGTAAAACTACGGTACTCAACCAGATTCTACAAAACCGCGACGGACTCAAAGTTGCTGTCATTGTGAACGACATGAGCGAAATCAATATCGACGCCCGCACGGTATCCCAGGACATGACTCTTAACCGTACTGAAGAAAAACTGGTGGAGATGAGCAATGGTTGCATTTGCTGTACCTTGCGCGAAGACCTGCTTGAGTCCATTACTGACCTGGCCGGGCAAAATCGCTTCGACTATCTGCTGATCGAAGCCACCGGCATTTCCGAGCCGCTCCCGATCGCGGAAACTTTTACCTTTGCAGACGAGCACGGCAAGAGCCTGTCTCAGGTAGCCCGCCTGGATACCATGGTCACCGTGGTGGACGCTGCCAATTTCCTGAACGACTACGAGGAAGCCTTCTCCCTTCAGGAAACCGGCGAAAGCCTGGGTGAAGACGATGATCGCAGCGTGTCCGATCTGCTTGTTGACCAGATCGAATTCAGCAACATTGTCCTGCTGAGCAAAACCGATCTGGTAGACGACGCTCAGGCACAAAAGGTCATGGCGGTCATCCGCAGCCTGAACCCTGAAGTTGAAATCATACCCATCAGTGGCGGCAAGGTTGCACTGAACAAAGTCGTAGGCACCGGACTGTTCGATTTTGAAAAAGCCCAGCTGGCACCCGGCTGGCTGCGTGAGCTGCGCGGAGAGCATACACCTGAAACCGAAGAGTATGGTATCAGCAGTTTCACTTACCGCGCGCGTCGCCCTTTTCATCCTGCCCGTTTCTATGAATTTCTCCATCAGGACTGGCCGGCAGGTCGCCTGATCCGCTCCAAGGGCTACTTCTGGCTTGCCAGTCATCCCACGCTTATTGGACAGTGGAATCAGGCGGGCGGTATCGCGCGCCATGGCTTTGCCGGCACCTTCTGGAGCGCAACTCCTCGGGAACAATGGCCCACTGATGCGGAAGCGCTGGATTATATCGAAGAAAACTGGGAGGAACCTTTCGGTGACATGCGCCAGGAACTGGTGTTCATTGGCCAGTCGCTGGACCAGACTGAGCTCTGTGCGCAACTGGACGCCTGCCTGCTTAATGACGACGAACTGTACGCCGGTACGCAACACTGGCTTACGTTGGAGAACCCGTTTATTGAGCAGGCAGCCTAG
- a CDS encoding ABC transporter permease, whose protein sequence is MFFKLAVSSLVARRLTVFLAVLSVFVSTFVVLGVEHIRQEARNSFNKTVAGVDLVVGARTGQINLLLYSVFRIGSATNNITWESYQDISASPGISWSVPIALGDSHRGYRVMGTTSDYFQHFRYGNNQSLVLNGTAFSDFRSTTDAQPVADFAAVLGSDVAVRLGYQHGHEFVIAHGIGATSFSQHDHHPFTVSGILAPTGTPVDQTIHVSLESLEAAHHSGPMPESVTAFMLGLESRLQTFSLQRDINNYPQEPLLAILPGVALSELWQLMNVAERTLSLIGGLIMASALLGIATMLLSTLQQRQREMLVLRALGARPAFIFLLIQAEALMMTVTGMLAAIATLTMGLALTADMISRQFGIFVSAQVLQAATLPYLTGMLLMTVILATIPAARAYRQSSIIKIND, encoded by the coding sequence GTGTTCTTTAAGCTGGCCGTCAGCAGTCTGGTGGCGCGCCGTCTGACGGTCTTTCTGGCCGTGTTATCAGTGTTTGTCAGCACATTCGTCGTGCTCGGTGTAGAGCACATCCGCCAGGAAGCACGCAATAGTTTCAACAAGACCGTCGCTGGTGTCGACCTGGTCGTGGGCGCACGCACAGGCCAGATAAACCTGTTACTTTACAGTGTGTTCCGCATCGGCAGCGCAACCAACAATATCACCTGGGAGAGCTACCAGGACATCAGCGCCAGCCCTGGTATTAGCTGGAGCGTACCCATCGCACTGGGCGACTCGCATCGAGGCTACCGGGTGATGGGCACCACCAGCGACTATTTTCAGCATTTCCGCTACGGTAACAATCAATCACTTGTACTGAACGGCACAGCGTTCAGCGACTTTCGTTCCACGACGGACGCACAGCCTGTTGCAGACTTTGCCGCCGTGCTCGGCTCAGACGTTGCTGTACGCCTGGGTTATCAGCACGGTCACGAATTCGTCATCGCCCACGGTATTGGCGCCACCAGCTTCAGCCAGCATGACCATCATCCTTTTACCGTCAGTGGGATTCTGGCCCCAACCGGAACACCCGTCGATCAGACCATACATGTCAGCCTGGAAAGTCTGGAAGCAGCCCACCATAGTGGACCAATGCCAGAGTCGGTCACCGCCTTTATGCTGGGGCTGGAATCCAGGCTGCAAACATTCAGCCTGCAGCGAGACATCAACAACTACCCACAGGAACCTTTGCTGGCGATACTGCCAGGCGTCGCCTTGTCGGAGCTCTGGCAACTAATGAATGTTGCGGAACGTACGCTGTCTCTTATCGGCGGCCTTATCATGGCGTCGGCTCTGCTGGGTATCGCCACCATGCTGCTGTCGACGTTGCAGCAGCGTCAGCGTGAGATGCTTGTCCTGCGCGCCCTCGGAGCGCGCCCCGCATTTATCTTCCTGCTCATACAGGCCGAAGCACTAATGATGACCGTAACAGGCATGTTGGCCGCCATCGCCACGCTGACGATGGGGCTGGCGCTTACTGCGGACATGATCAGTCGGCAATTTGGCATTTTTGTTTCTGCCCAGGTTCTGCAGGCAGCCACCCTGCCCTACCTGACCGGCATGCTGCTAATGACGGTCATATTGGCCACAATCCCTGCCGCACGCGCCTATCGACAGTCATCAATAATAAAGATCAACGACTGA